One Psychrosphaera aestuarii DNA window includes the following coding sequences:
- a CDS encoding AbgT family transporter, whose translation MGNPSSSVMQRILNKVEVWGNKLPDPAALFISLMVFVWVLSWALSGIDFNVIDPRSGEELIINNQLAGSAMTQFFSVMVTNFSHFHPVGVVLVAMLGIGVAEYSGFINAGLRALLSVTAKWLLTPMIILIGIVSHSAVDAGYVLVIPLGGVIFYAAGRHPLAGIAAAFAGVSGGFSANFVPSALDPMLQGISQAGAQLLDPSVTLNPLNNYYFTTASSILITGLGWFITDKIVEPKLQNNKLDGDLSDLPTMDPLSDNERKALRLALGSIVVSLALLFITASFESSPWRAPDGSLTAFAAPLMKSIVPLIFLLFLIPGVVYGIAIGTITNSKQFIEGMSKAMSGMGYYLVIMFFIAQFIYAFGQSNLGILLAVKGAEFLKAMALPGGVTIAGIIFLTGFINLFVGSASAKWALLAPIFIPMLMQLGISPDLAQAAYRIGDSSTNIITPLMPYFPLVVVFCQRYVKGAGIGTLTAMMLPFSISFLIAWTIFLLAYWGLDLPLGLQASYDYVPAK comes from the coding sequence ATGGGTAATCCATCGTCTTCTGTTATGCAGAGAATATTAAATAAAGTTGAGGTGTGGGGTAACAAACTACCAGACCCAGCAGCGTTATTTATCTCACTTATGGTTTTTGTTTGGGTATTATCCTGGGCACTGTCTGGCATAGATTTTAATGTTATTGATCCTCGCTCTGGCGAAGAGTTAATCATTAACAATCAGTTAGCCGGTAGTGCAATGACCCAGTTCTTCTCCGTTATGGTGACTAACTTCTCTCACTTTCACCCTGTCGGCGTTGTTTTAGTTGCAATGCTGGGTATAGGTGTGGCGGAGTATTCAGGCTTCATTAACGCTGGTCTTCGAGCTTTACTTTCTGTAACCGCTAAGTGGCTGTTGACCCCAATGATTATTTTAATTGGTATTGTTAGCCACTCTGCAGTTGATGCTGGTTATGTACTTGTTATTCCATTAGGTGGTGTAATATTTTATGCGGCTGGTCGTCATCCTTTAGCCGGTATTGCCGCCGCGTTTGCTGGCGTGTCAGGTGGTTTTTCTGCTAACTTTGTTCCATCAGCTCTTGACCCAATGTTACAAGGCATTTCCCAGGCCGGTGCTCAGTTGCTAGACCCTTCGGTTACTTTAAACCCGCTTAATAACTATTATTTTACAACAGCATCGTCAATTTTAATTACCGGCTTAGGTTGGTTTATCACTGATAAAATTGTTGAGCCTAAATTGCAAAATAATAAATTAGACGGCGACTTGTCAGACTTACCGACAATGGACCCGTTATCAGATAATGAGCGTAAAGCTTTGCGCTTAGCACTTGGATCTATTGTTGTTAGTTTAGCGTTATTATTTATCACCGCGTCTTTTGAGTCATCACCATGGCGTGCACCAGATGGCAGCTTGACTGCATTTGCAGCACCGTTGATGAAATCCATAGTCCCACTTATATTTTTACTATTTTTAATCCCTGGCGTTGTTTACGGCATTGCCATAGGCACTATTACTAACAGTAAACAGTTTATTGAAGGCATGAGTAAAGCGATGTCTGGCATGGGGTACTATTTGGTTATCATGTTCTTTATCGCCCAATTTATTTACGCTTTTGGCCAATCTAATTTGGGTATTTTACTCGCTGTTAAAGGTGCTGAGTTTTTGAAAGCGATGGCGCTACCAGGTGGCGTAACTATTGCTGGAATAATATTCTTAACAGGTTTTATAAACCTATTCGTCGGCTCTGCTTCTGCAAAATGGGCATTGCTAGCGCCAATATTCATTCCTATGCTTATGCAGCTTGGTATATCGCCAGATTTAGCGCAAGCCGCTTATAGAATTGGTGATTCAAGTACCAATATCATTACACCACTAATGCCTTACTTCCCGCTTGTTGTTGTATTTTGTCAGCGATACGTGAAAGGAGCTGGTATAGGAACATTGACGGCAATGATGTTGCCATTCTCAATATCTTTCTTAATTGCTTGGACAATATTTTTACTGGCTTACTGGGGATTGGATTTACCGCTAGGACTGCAAGCTAGTTACGATTACGTACCAGCAAAATAG
- a CDS encoding dipeptidyl-peptidase 3 family protein — MKTQLKQIAFTAIAASLLVACSKAPSDSGIDSNGQQSVEYIGEQSRLDIYHPVELTADLSHLSQKQQEMLGVLIDASEIMDDLFWLQAFGEDKTEFLDKIKDPKVRAFAEINYGPWDRLNGDKLFLSGYKEKSPGAEFYPADMTKSEFEKLELDNKDGLYSVIKRNKKGKLEIAPYHQEYQGEMRRAASLLITAASYAEDEEFKNYLTMRAEALVTDEYQASDFAWMDMKNNPIDVVIGPIETYEDQLFGYRAAFESYVLVKDMSWSERLAKYAAYLPELQQGLPVPAKYKAETPGSDADLNAYDVIYYAGHSNAGSKTIAINLPNDEEVQLQKGTRRLQLKNAMQAKFDHILVPIAEQLIVPEQRKNITFTAFFANTMFHEVAHGLGIKQVVGSDQTVRGALKEHASALEEGKADILGLYMIRQLLEKGAIDEGTLEDYYTTFMAGIFRSVRFGASSAHGKANMVRFNYFKEQGAFSRDEQGFYSVDIEKMKAAIDGLSNIILKLQGDGDYDGVAKLVAEKGLINADLRADLAKLTKANIPVDITFKQGKQVLGL, encoded by the coding sequence ATGAAAACCCAACTTAAGCAAATAGCGTTTACAGCCATAGCTGCTAGTTTGTTAGTGGCCTGCTCTAAAGCACCATCTGATTCTGGAATTGACTCGAACGGCCAGCAATCCGTTGAATATATCGGCGAGCAATCACGACTAGATATTTATCATCCCGTTGAACTAACCGCTGATTTAAGCCACTTAAGTCAAAAACAACAAGAGATGCTGGGAGTTCTTATTGATGCATCTGAAATAATGGACGACTTATTTTGGTTACAAGCCTTTGGTGAAGACAAAACTGAGTTTTTAGACAAAATTAAAGATCCTAAAGTACGTGCATTCGCAGAAATTAACTACGGCCCATGGGATCGATTAAACGGCGACAAATTATTTTTATCTGGCTACAAAGAAAAGTCTCCAGGCGCTGAGTTTTATCCTGCGGATATGACCAAATCTGAGTTTGAGAAGCTAGAGCTTGATAATAAAGATGGTTTGTATTCAGTGATTAAACGCAACAAAAAAGGCAAATTAGAAATCGCGCCTTATCATCAAGAGTATCAAGGTGAAATGCGCCGTGCAGCTTCGTTGTTAATTACCGCAGCTTCTTATGCAGAAGATGAGGAGTTCAAAAACTACCTAACTATGCGTGCTGAAGCATTGGTAACCGACGAATATCAAGCATCAGACTTCGCTTGGATGGACATGAAGAACAACCCAATTGATGTTGTTATTGGACCTATTGAAACTTATGAAGACCAGTTATTTGGTTATCGCGCGGCATTTGAATCTTATGTATTGGTAAAAGACATGAGCTGGAGCGAGCGATTAGCAAAATACGCTGCATACTTACCAGAATTACAACAAGGCTTGCCAGTTCCTGCAAAATATAAAGCAGAAACGCCTGGATCAGATGCTGACTTAAATGCCTATGACGTTATCTATTACGCGGGCCATTCAAATGCGGGCAGCAAAACCATTGCGATTAATTTACCAAACGATGAAGAAGTACAACTTCAAAAAGGTACGCGACGCTTACAGCTTAAAAACGCTATGCAAGCTAAGTTTGATCACATACTAGTTCCAATCGCTGAGCAATTAATTGTGCCTGAGCAACGTAAAAATATCACTTTTACTGCGTTTTTTGCCAATACTATGTTCCACGAAGTCGCTCATGGTCTAGGCATCAAACAGGTCGTTGGTTCTGATCAAACTGTTCGAGGCGCGTTAAAAGAACACGCTTCTGCACTTGAAGAAGGCAAAGCGGATATTTTAGGTTTGTATATGATCCGTCAGTTACTAGAAAAAGGCGCAATTGATGAGGGTACGCTTGAAGACTATTACACGACATTCATGGCCGGTATCTTCCGCTCTGTTCGTTTTGGCGCATCAAGTGCCCATGGTAAAGCCAACATGGTTCGCTTTAACTACTTTAAAGAGCAAGGTGCGTTTAGCCGCGATGAACAAGGCTTTTACAGTGTAGATATTGAAAAAATGAAAGCCGCTATTGACGGTCTATCTAACATCATCTTAAAGCTTCAAGGTGATGGTGATTATGACGGCGTTGCTAAATTAGTAGCCGAAAAAGGTTTGATTAATGCAGACCTTAGAGCTGACTTAGCCAAACTGACTAAAGCGAATATTCCTGTAGATATTACCTTTAAGCAAGGTAAACAAGTGTTAGGCTTATAA
- a CDS encoding metal-dependent hydrolase family protein — MKRISNLSIVGLALLSQTVFADTLIHAGRVIKANNNDVKNNMTIVIDGNKIKAIESGFKTPTSKDTVINLKDYTVMPGLMDMHTHISSQHNGLASYLDGFKLNEADYALKGVVYAKKTLDAGFTTVRNLGDSYNVSVALKKAINNGMIDGPRIYTAAKSIATTGGHADPTNGRAMAITGDPGPKEGVINGVAEARKAVRQRYKDGADLIKITATGGVLSVAKSGQNPQFMTDELKAIVDTAKDYDMTVAVHAHGKEGMKRAIEAGVDSIEHGTFMDEEIFKLMKKYDTYYVPTVMAGNWVAEKAKIDGFFPELVRPKAASIGPLIEKTFAKAYFSGVNIAFGTDSGVSAHGDNALEFELMVRAGMKPIDAIRSATFHGAKLLKISDELGTLEKGKLADIVAVKGNPLVDISLMKNINFVMKDGKVYKFIK; from the coding sequence ATGAAACGTATTTCTAACTTATCAATAGTGGGGCTAGCTTTATTAAGCCAAACCGTTTTCGCGGACACACTTATTCATGCTGGGCGTGTTATTAAAGCTAACAATAATGACGTTAAAAACAACATGACCATTGTTATTGACGGTAACAAAATCAAAGCTATTGAATCAGGTTTTAAAACACCGACAAGCAAAGACACGGTGATTAATTTAAAAGACTACACCGTTATGCCAGGATTGATGGACATGCATACGCACATTAGCTCTCAGCATAATGGACTGGCGAGTTACTTAGACGGCTTTAAATTAAATGAGGCGGACTATGCGTTAAAAGGTGTTGTTTACGCAAAAAAAACGTTAGATGCCGGATTTACTACCGTTCGTAATTTAGGCGACAGTTACAACGTATCAGTGGCATTAAAAAAGGCTATCAATAATGGCATGATCGATGGTCCAAGGATATACACTGCTGCAAAATCCATAGCGACCACTGGTGGTCATGCCGACCCAACCAATGGTCGTGCAATGGCGATAACTGGCGACCCAGGTCCTAAAGAGGGTGTGATCAATGGCGTTGCAGAAGCGCGAAAAGCGGTTCGTCAGCGTTATAAAGATGGTGCAGACTTAATTAAAATAACAGCAACTGGTGGTGTATTAAGTGTTGCTAAAAGCGGCCAAAACCCACAGTTTATGACCGATGAATTAAAAGCCATTGTTGATACCGCTAAGGATTATGATATGACAGTAGCGGTGCATGCTCATGGTAAAGAAGGCATGAAGCGAGCAATTGAAGCTGGCGTAGACTCAATTGAACACGGCACTTTCATGGATGAAGAAATTTTTAAGTTAATGAAAAAATATGACACCTATTATGTGCCAACGGTTATGGCGGGTAATTGGGTTGCTGAAAAAGCCAAAATAGATGGTTTTTTTCCAGAATTAGTTCGTCCTAAGGCGGCATCTATCGGTCCATTAATTGAAAAGACATTTGCGAAAGCATACTTTTCGGGCGTAAACATTGCGTTTGGAACAGATTCAGGTGTTTCTGCTCATGGCGACAACGCATTAGAATTTGAATTAATGGTTCGTGCTGGCATGAAACCTATCGATGCGATTCGAAGTGCTACTTTCCATGGAGCTAAGCTTCTAAAAATATCAGACGAACTTGGTACCCTCGAAAAGGGTAAACTGGCTGACATTGTTGCGGTAAAAGGAAATCCGCTAGTAGATATAAGTTTAATGAAGAACATTAACTTTGTTATGAAAGATGGCAAAGTTTACAAGTTTATTAAGTAG
- a CDS encoding zinc metalloprotease, protein MNLKYAKLFASVTLGLAAVTTSQLHAASANEVAFSHANENASFLRCGTKHPSLKEAELKEKHFKNLRSNAAGKGKPGSGGGDGGSADQPRAAGSVVIDVYFHVITDSNGNGALSAGDIASQMNVLNNAYANTPFTFNLVSSQTVSNDAWFTAGYGTQAETSMKSTLRQGDAGDLNFYTNNMGDGLLGWATFPSDYASRPMNDGVVVLFETLPGGNAAPYNQGDTGTHEVGHWLGLYHTFQGGCSGSGDYVSDTPAEKSPAYGCPTGRDSCTKGKNAAGADPINNFMDYTDDACMYEFSFGQALRADQQSITYRGL, encoded by the coding sequence ATGAATTTAAAATATGCAAAGTTGTTCGCATCTGTGACATTAGGTCTCGCTGCTGTAACAACATCACAATTACACGCTGCGAGTGCGAACGAAGTGGCTTTTTCTCATGCAAATGAAAATGCATCATTTCTTAGGTGTGGTACTAAACACCCTTCGTTAAAAGAAGCGGAATTAAAAGAAAAGCATTTTAAAAACTTACGTTCAAACGCCGCTGGTAAAGGTAAACCTGGTAGCGGTGGTGGTGATGGCGGTTCTGCCGATCAACCTAGAGCGGCCGGTTCAGTGGTTATAGATGTTTACTTCCATGTGATTACGGATTCTAATGGTAACGGTGCTTTGTCTGCAGGTGATATTGCTTCGCAAATGAATGTATTAAATAATGCATATGCCAACACGCCATTTACTTTTAACTTAGTAAGTTCTCAAACAGTATCAAATGATGCTTGGTTCACAGCTGGTTATGGTACTCAAGCAGAGACTTCTATGAAGTCGACACTTCGTCAAGGTGACGCAGGTGATCTTAACTTTTACACCAACAACATGGGCGATGGCTTGTTAGGTTGGGCAACGTTCCCGTCTGACTACGCGTCTCGACCAATGAACGATGGTGTTGTTGTGTTATTTGAAACTTTACCAGGTGGAAACGCAGCACCTTACAACCAAGGTGACACAGGTACTCATGAAGTAGGTCATTGGTTAGGCCTTTATCACACGTTCCAAGGTGGCTGTAGCGGCAGTGGCGATTACGTAAGCGATACGCCAGCAGAAAAAAGTCCGGCTTATGGTTGCCCAACAGGTCGTGATAGTTGTACAAAAGGGAAAAACGCGGCTGGAGCGGATCCAATAAATAACTTTATGGATTATACCGACGACGCATGTATGTATGAGTTTTCGTTTGGACAGGCATTACGTGCTGACCAACAGTCAATCACATACCGTGGTTTATAA
- a CDS encoding nidogen-like domain-containing protein gives MKFIKTLFCAVVVFFALSQESKADVILTGMGGELGLGVQALPLIDDGSSNALNLPFNVNFFNNSYNTFFVNSNGNLTFGSGYRDFTPESFETVSSPMIAPYWGDVDVSCGSEEDPSCGNIYVGSPEEGVTAVTWYDVAEYGNSGSGERNTFQAVLIDRSGDTGVDGDFDIEFRYQQLEWADSAQAGFAAGNGFNGGGPGDGCEIDCECPGGDCECPNGDCECPVEECGPVNFPQSIPTPQVVELASSELTVEGIESVNYYSLPGALSQDVVELANTSNTGQDGIWTFSFRDGTFLEPGQTPSNPIMPISEDENGWGFDFNVDFGEIVFIDPDVAVGYDYFVDNGSSFASVILPSGFNANYELWLLVNGVWEFSAFLNADEQYFFGGLGVTEFRILGIDISNMVDPTDSNAFVTGLTFTGSGNQQIRQVPITEFVADATDVSEPSPLLLLLLGCGFLALQRKKKVNVA, from the coding sequence ATGAAGTTTATTAAAACGTTATTTTGCGCAGTGGTGGTATTTTTTGCACTATCGCAAGAATCCAAGGCTGACGTTATCTTAACCGGCATGGGCGGAGAATTAGGGCTTGGCGTACAAGCTTTACCTCTTATTGATGACGGCTCTAGCAATGCATTAAACCTACCTTTTAATGTTAATTTTTTTAACAATTCGTATAACACATTTTTTGTGAACTCTAACGGTAACCTAACTTTTGGTAGTGGTTATAGAGACTTCACACCAGAGAGTTTTGAAACCGTCTCTAGTCCTATGATTGCACCTTACTGGGGCGATGTTGATGTATCTTGTGGTTCGGAAGAAGACCCTAGTTGCGGAAATATTTATGTTGGGTCGCCAGAAGAAGGCGTAACAGCTGTGACTTGGTATGACGTTGCAGAGTATGGGAATTCAGGATCTGGCGAACGTAATACGTTCCAAGCAGTGCTCATTGATCGTTCTGGCGATACTGGTGTAGACGGCGACTTTGATATTGAATTTCGTTACCAACAATTAGAGTGGGCCGATAGTGCACAAGCTGGTTTTGCCGCGGGCAACGGTTTTAATGGCGGTGGCCCAGGCGATGGTTGTGAAATCGACTGTGAATGTCCGGGTGGAGACTGTGAGTGTCCAAATGGCGATTGTGAATGTCCTGTTGAAGAATGTGGCCCTGTAAATTTTCCACAAAGCATCCCAACTCCTCAAGTAGTAGAATTAGCGTCTAGCGAACTTACTGTTGAAGGTATTGAGTCGGTAAATTATTACTCACTTCCAGGTGCATTATCTCAAGATGTTGTTGAGTTGGCTAATACTTCAAATACGGGTCAAGACGGTATTTGGACGTTTTCATTCCGTGATGGAACGTTTTTAGAGCCTGGTCAAACTCCGTCAAACCCAATTATGCCAATTTCTGAAGATGAAAATGGTTGGGGATTTGATTTCAACGTAGACTTTGGTGAAATCGTATTTATCGACCCTGATGTTGCGGTTGGTTATGACTACTTTGTTGATAACGGCTCTAGCTTTGCTTCTGTTATTTTACCTAGCGGCTTTAATGCAAACTACGAACTGTGGCTATTAGTTAACGGTGTATGGGAATTCTCTGCTTTCCTAAACGCAGACGAGCAGTACTTTTTTGGTGGATTAGGTGTTACTGAATTCCGTATATTAGGTATTGATATCTCAAATATGGTTGACCCTACAGACTCAAATGCATTTGTTACTGGCCTTACATTTACTGGTTCGGGTAATCAACAAATCCGTCAAGTTCCTATCACTGAGTTCGTGGCAGATGCCACCGATGTGAGTGAGCCTAGCCCGTTACTACTGTTACTTCTTGGCTGTGGTTTCTTAGCATTACAGCGTAAGAAAAAGGTAAATGTGGCGTAA
- a CDS encoding TonB-dependent receptor plug domain-containing protein: MKNKKPHVDYFDLSLEQLLNIKVDISAGTESRQQFVPSAVTIITSNDIAESGGRTLNDVLNLHVPGFFKAEDKDDTISSFRGLAPDNNTKVLLLIDGVKVNAEWFWGPADSILNGLGLDFIERIEVIRGAGSVILGQGAQLGVINIVTKEAEGAELNLSVGEFGGRSVSAAASLEHNGLKYQFIGSTHNFDGFYLPSIGWASEVKESDSSHPSFPADRGNKLNRIESTRLITKVSDFDWQIWFQHHQQTRDLYNWTKDRDQVEQRISIIAGDYYYPINDELTIKLIGNWQNDDYALYDHYSGLTTAGANEQRAFGQVRMFTRKNEQGISWLLGAELEHIKTGDTNWQGDNFLVNKTENLTTNLNETNTWLFEDSYTNKALLGELNSEWQSALKANIGFRYDDHGHWGEHFTPRMSLTYQSEPEANVYRLTYQRGFKGPPGVHYTGGFLGDGLLSEQNFSQLEGSGMTSSTTGEPMLNVSPPKPESMTSYEFSVKGVADKYWSYEIATFYNRINNYILTLSTRNGVPGKSIGTDRVGDWGGVFYYANQPGELKIRGIELSSVWKKNNWRHKLSYSTHDVVSAEGFDFGMKSPVAGNQDDINANGMPEGIWRYQGFVKLNNKFSLSYQHILFERWWAPWTNSAEPGLGWGNVSVKWQYNQSLNLMLLVNNIWNENGLYPIRARGNGNDTPGTPALEPRNLSLTMKYRF; the protein is encoded by the coding sequence GTGAAAAATAAAAAACCTCATGTCGACTACTTCGATTTAAGTTTAGAGCAGCTGTTAAATATTAAAGTAGATATAAGTGCGGGTACTGAATCTAGGCAACAGTTTGTTCCTTCAGCGGTGACTATCATTACCAGCAATGACATTGCTGAGTCTGGCGGTCGAACTTTAAACGACGTATTAAATTTGCATGTTCCCGGTTTCTTTAAAGCGGAAGATAAAGACGACACTATTTCTTCTTTTCGTGGACTCGCACCCGACAATAATACGAAAGTACTACTGTTAATAGACGGTGTTAAAGTAAACGCAGAATGGTTTTGGGGACCAGCGGACAGTATATTAAATGGTCTAGGTTTAGACTTTATTGAACGCATTGAAGTTATTCGTGGTGCGGGAAGTGTTATTTTAGGTCAAGGTGCACAACTGGGCGTGATAAATATAGTCACGAAGGAAGCGGAGGGAGCCGAACTAAACTTATCCGTAGGTGAATTTGGTGGACGCTCGGTTAGTGCAGCAGCGAGCTTGGAACACAATGGTTTAAAATATCAATTTATTGGATCTACTCACAATTTTGACGGTTTTTATTTACCGAGCATAGGCTGGGCTAGCGAAGTAAAAGAGAGCGACTCATCACACCCGTCTTTTCCCGCAGACAGAGGCAACAAATTAAACCGTATCGAATCGACCAGACTTATCACTAAAGTATCAGACTTTGATTGGCAAATATGGTTTCAACACCATCAACAAACTCGAGATTTATATAATTGGACCAAAGATAGAGATCAGGTTGAACAGCGGATATCTATTATTGCCGGCGACTATTATTATCCAATAAATGATGAGCTGACTATCAAGCTAATCGGCAACTGGCAAAATGATGACTATGCCCTATACGATCATTATTCTGGCTTAACAACAGCAGGAGCTAACGAACAAAGAGCTTTTGGGCAGGTTAGGATGTTTACGAGAAAAAACGAGCAAGGTATCAGTTGGTTACTCGGTGCCGAATTAGAGCACATTAAAACAGGTGATACTAATTGGCAGGGGGATAATTTTTTAGTAAACAAAACTGAGAATTTGACGACTAATTTAAATGAAACGAATACCTGGCTGTTTGAAGATAGTTATACCAATAAAGCGTTATTGGGTGAGCTAAACAGCGAATGGCAGAGTGCATTAAAAGCGAATATTGGCTTTAGATATGATGATCATGGTCATTGGGGTGAGCATTTTACGCCACGGATGAGTCTAACCTATCAAAGCGAGCCAGAAGCGAATGTTTATCGATTGACTTATCAACGCGGTTTTAAAGGGCCACCAGGTGTACATTATACTGGGGGCTTTTTAGGTGACGGCTTGTTATCTGAGCAGAACTTTAGTCAGCTGGAAGGTTCAGGGATGACATCCTCAACGACAGGCGAACCAATGCTAAATGTAAGCCCTCCTAAACCAGAATCTATGACTAGTTACGAGTTCTCGGTGAAGGGGGTGGCAGATAAGTATTGGAGTTACGAAATTGCGACATTTTATAATCGAATCAACAACTATATTCTGACGTTATCGACTAGAAATGGAGTCCCGGGGAAATCCATAGGAACGGATCGGGTTGGAGACTGGGGGGGCGTTTTTTATTACGCAAATCAGCCAGGCGAATTAAAAATTCGAGGCATTGAGCTGTCGTCAGTTTGGAAAAAAAACAATTGGCGTCATAAATTATCTTACAGTACCCATGATGTTGTTAGTGCAGAAGGTTTCGATTTTGGAATGAAATCACCAGTGGCCGGTAACCAAGACGACATCAACGCCAACGGCATGCCAGAGGGTATTTGGCGATATCAAGGATTTGTAAAGCTGAACAATAAATTTAGTTTATCTTATCAGCATATTTTATTTGAGCGCTGGTGGGCGCCTTGGACAAACTCAGCAGAGCCCGGTTTAGGTTGGGGTAATGTTTCGGTTAAATGGCAATATAACCAGTCGTTAAACTTGATGTTGTTGGTAAATAATATATGGAATGAAAATGGGTTATACCCAATTAGGGCAAGAGGGAATGGAAACGATACTCCAGGTACGCCAGCGTTAGAGCCAAGAAACCTGTCGTTAACAATGAAGTATCGTTTTTAA
- a CDS encoding nidogen-like domain-containing protein: MKNKSLSLIAGLMIGLSPFVSNADPILTGFNDVGIDANSGTYGSEIINKNYDYSGFFIGNKTFKYQDTIINTASLSKDGYVSARQSEIPTLEIRSLDFSNGGPTDFGILAPFTSSVDVSCDDCGSVYFGISDDYSTIAYTWDGVAEAGSESQARNTFQLVIIDRTDPSNVTEFFNDRPVATDYDIEFRYGQLEWDGSLGSAEDIGVAGIITEVDGVEQSTLLPKSGTVGVTEELTTGSNIGEAGVWRFSYTNGQLTNSLDNVLAEEPPVPQDPTSTGTGSGTNDDPFMPVEGVSDLPGWFFDLVVVPEQVVFIDPDVAVGYDYYSDSGVNFYSVVLPTGFDDNLFELWLMTANGWVFDQILTGGVEHVFAQGGVSSFRILGIDVDTMLDPNDPVAFVTGVSFVGDPAGASVNAQVRQVAITEFVDDSVTSVNEPNGLALMLIAMGGLVLVARRKKKLL, translated from the coding sequence ATGAAAAATAAATCCCTTTCTTTAATTGCAGGTTTAATGATTGGCTTGTCGCCATTCGTTTCAAATGCAGATCCTATCCTTACTGGCTTTAATGACGTTGGTATTGATGCTAACTCGGGCACTTACGGTAGTGAAATAATTAATAAGAATTATGACTATAGCGGTTTTTTTATTGGTAACAAAACCTTTAAATATCAAGATACTATAATCAATACGGCCTCACTATCAAAAGATGGTTACGTAAGTGCTAGACAAAGTGAAATCCCAACCCTTGAGATTCGCTCGCTTGACTTTTCAAATGGTGGCCCTACTGACTTTGGCATATTAGCGCCATTCACTAGCTCTGTGGATGTTAGTTGCGATGACTGCGGTTCTGTTTATTTTGGGATAAGCGACGACTATTCTACTATTGCCTATACGTGGGATGGAGTTGCCGAAGCAGGCAGTGAGAGCCAAGCACGAAATACGTTCCAGTTAGTTATTATCGACCGTACAGATCCAAGTAACGTAACAGAATTTTTCAATGATAGGCCTGTCGCGACGGACTATGATATTGAGTTCAGATACGGCCAATTAGAATGGGACGGTTCACTGGGTAGTGCTGAAGACATCGGCGTTGCTGGCATTATTACTGAAGTAGACGGTGTTGAACAAAGCACTTTGTTGCCTAAATCAGGCACTGTTGGTGTGACAGAAGAGTTAACCACTGGCTCAAACATTGGCGAAGCAGGTGTTTGGCGTTTTAGCTACACAAATGGACAACTTACAAACTCGTTAGATAACGTACTTGCTGAAGAGCCGCCTGTTCCTCAAGATCCAACAAGCACAGGAACTGGTTCTGGTACAAACGATGACCCGTTTATGCCTGTTGAAGGTGTGTCTGATTTACCAGGCTGGTTCTTCGATTTAGTGGTAGTGCCTGAACAAGTGGTGTTTATTGATCCGGATGTTGCTGTTGGTTATGACTACTATTCGGATTCTGGTGTTAATTTCTATTCTGTAGTGCTACCTACTGGATTTGACGACAACTTGTTTGAATTGTGGTTAATGACTGCCAATGGCTGGGTTTTCGATCAAATTCTTACCGGTGGTGTTGAGCACGTTTTTGCACAAGGTGGCGTGTCTTCATTCCGTATTTTAGGTATTGATGTTGACACTATGCTAGACCCGAATGATCCAGTCGCATTTGTTACTGGTGTTTCTTTTGTTGGTGATCCAGCGGGTGCTTCGGTAAATGCGCAAGTTAGACAGGTAGCAATTACTGAGTTTGTTGATGATTCTGTCACCTCTGTAAATGAACCAAACGGTTTAGCTTTAATGTTAATTGCAATGGGTGGCTTAGTTTTAGTTGCTCGCCGTAAGAAAAAGCTTCTGTAA
- a CDS encoding invasion associated locus B family protein, which translates to MKFHTLLFGFLLLSNSASVFSNSAQATPEKFGEWTLSCKSSLCYIHQSLVADNGKKAGIVASINVALMPKNMDVLSVRLGSNALKEAGIGIKIDNNKDIKAKILECNAQLCQTNIAIDEQMQKELTNGTLMQLVYLDKNSKKQITLPFGLKNYSKAYQALKNH; encoded by the coding sequence ATGAAATTTCATACGTTATTATTTGGCTTTTTATTGCTTTCTAATTCAGCTTCCGTATTTTCCAATTCAGCACAAGCTACACCGGAGAAGTTTGGTGAATGGACATTAAGTTGTAAATCTAGTTTATGCTATATCCATCAATCGCTCGTTGCTGATAACGGCAAAAAAGCCGGTATCGTTGCATCTATTAATGTTGCTCTAATGCCAAAAAACATGGATGTCCTTTCCGTTAGACTTGGTAGTAATGCGTTAAAAGAAGCTGGTATCGGAATAAAAATTGATAACAACAAAGATATTAAAGCTAAAATTCTTGAGTGTAATGCGCAGTTATGTCAAACCAATATTGCCATTGATGAGCAAATGCAAAAAGAGTTAACCAATGGAACCTTGATGCAATTGGTTTATTTGGATAAGAACTCTAAAAAACAAATTACTTTGCCCTTTGGTTTAAAAAACTACTCTAAAGCGTACCAAGCCCTAAAAAATCATTAA